Below is a window of Mus caroli chromosome 2, CAROLI_EIJ_v1.1, whole genome shotgun sequence DNA.
GAACATAGGAGCAATGATAGTGTAAAACAGTGCAAAGATTTTGTCTTCAGGGAAAGTGGTAGGAGGTCTAAGGTAGGCAAAGATGGAAGGtccaaagaataaaataaccaCAGATATATGGGATCCACAGGTTGAAAGAGCTTTGCGTCTCCCCTCTGCTGAGTAATTCCTTAATGTGAACAGTATAATTACATATGAACCAAACAAGAGAACAAAGATAACAAAGGCAACCGTTCCTGAATTGGCAACCATGAGGACACCAGTGATGTAGGTATCAGTGCAAGCAACTTTCAGCAAAGGGAAAACGTCACAGTAGTAGTGATCTAATTCATTGGGTCCACAGAAGGGCAAACAGACTAGCATCATTACCTGGGGAAAGGAGTGGGCAACACCACCAACCCAGGAAGCCCAGATAAAGACATAGCACCTGTTTCTGCTCATGATGACCCTGTAGTGGAGAGGCTTGCAGATGGCCACACAGCGGTCAAAAGCCATGACTGTCAGGATTAAGGTTTCAATCATTCCAAAGAAGTGCATGGCAAAGACCTGTAGCATGCAGTTTCTATAAgagatagtttttctttttgcaagCAGATCCACAATCAATTTGGGTGTCACACAGGAGGTATAGCAAATGTCCGTAGAAGCTAAATGACTGAGGAAATAGTACATAGGTTGGTTGAACAGAGAACTGCATCTAATTGAGAAAAGGATCAGCAGATTCCAAGACAAGATGGTAAAGTAGCAGAGTAAGAAGAACATGAAGCAAAATACTTCAATGTTCTGCTTGGAAGATAGCCCCATAAGAAGAAATTCTGATATGTTCCTCTGGCATTCCATTTATTATAATCTATACAAGGACAATTGAGTATCTATGGAAAAAAAGTTTTtagataaattattttcaatgaaatcaCAACTACGTAAGCATTATAAACAAGTATTGGAAACTATTGTTAAATATTCCAGTTGATAATTTATAAGTCAATATAAATTCCTTGGTGTTTGAAATTTAGATTTTTGTGTGTCAAATAGTTACTTATTTATTATCCCTAATAATCTATCTTAATAGTAATATCaagaaaatcttttatttgttaaaatataaattatcattACAATTTTCCAATACAAAGTAAATGTGCTTCTTTTGTGTGCAAAATtttgaaacaggaaaataatataatataatgtggAGAATACATCTTATTCAAAACAATTATGTATCTTAGTAGGATTTTATGTCTCTCTGACATAAAATAGTGTAGCAAACTCAATATTctctatttgaaaatatttgtgacttttaaaatttttaaaatgagaattataTGACTGATGAGAAATATTCCATCAAATAAGATAGTTGAAAGTTATATGAGAATCACTTATTGaagttaataaaatagaaaaagtggGTTATGTTCTGAAGATAATtaagaatgtaaaaatataataacttttttttcGTGGAGATtttgataagaaagaaaaattatttgcaTTGCTCATCTACACATTAGTATAAAAGATTATCTTTCAGCACATATAGATTCATTAACAGTATACAAACACTTCAGGAACAATTCCAGTA
It encodes the following:
- the LOC110290161 gene encoding olfactory receptor 4P4-like codes for the protein MECQRNISEFLLMGLSSKQNIEVFCFMFFLLCYFTILSWNLLILFSIRCSSLFNQPMYYFLSHLASTDICYTSCVTPKLIVDLLAKRKTISYRNCMLQVFAMHFFGMIETLILTVMAFDRCVAICKPLHYRVIMSRNRCYVFIWASWVGGVAHSFPQVMMLVCLPFCGPNELDHYYCDVFPLLKVACTDTYITGVLMVANSGTVAFVIFVLLFGSYVIILFTLRNYSAEGRRKALSTCGSHISVVILFFGPSIFAYLRPPTTFPEDKIFALFYTIIAPMFNPLIYTLRNTEMKSAIKKVWGHMTFLGAKHN